A stretch of Methanobrevibacter sp. YE315 DNA encodes these proteins:
- the proS gene encoding proline--tRNA ligase: protein MVENFDEWFHDILENANITDSRYPIKGMAVWMPYGFQIRKHSMNIIKKLLDKDHDEVLFPMLVPETELAKEGIHVKGFEDEVYWVTKGGQTELNEHLALRPTSETAIYPMYALWIRTHIDLPIKYYQIVNTFRYETKHTRPLIRVREITTFKEAHTAHATREESDEQIQDFIEIYKEFFDDLDIPYLISKRPEWDKFPGADYTMAFDVIMPNGKTLQVGTIHNLGQTFAKTFDITFEDKDGEHKYVYQTCAGVSDRVIASIIGIHGDEKGLRLPPKVSPNQVTIIPILFKKGKEEVLAKCSEIKAQLEDAGLRVNLDDRDIRPGKKFNDWELRGTPLKLELGPRDLENNITIAMRRDDGEKIELPLDENLAANVLELLDKSDENLSKMAWNFQDEHVKFTENIEEIPELVEAGYVVKFNWCGDESIGKEIEEKTGYDILGIQEEISEGKCIASDNDAKYLALIAKTY, encoded by the coding sequence ATGGTGGAAAATTTTGATGAATGGTTTCATGATATTTTAGAAAATGCGAATATTACTGATTCAAGATACCCTATTAAGGGAATGGCAGTGTGGATGCCATACGGTTTTCAGATAAGAAAACATTCAATGAACATTATTAAAAAATTATTAGATAAAGATCATGATGAAGTATTATTCCCTATGCTTGTTCCTGAAACCGAACTTGCAAAGGAAGGAATCCATGTAAAAGGATTTGAAGATGAAGTGTACTGGGTAACAAAAGGCGGACAGACCGAATTAAATGAGCATCTTGCTTTAAGGCCTACAAGTGAAACCGCAATATATCCAATGTACGCTTTATGGATTAGAACCCATATTGACCTTCCAATCAAATATTATCAGATTGTTAATACATTCAGATATGAAACTAAACACACAAGACCTTTAATACGTGTAAGGGAAATTACAACATTTAAAGAAGCACATACCGCTCATGCAACCCGTGAAGAATCAGATGAGCAAATTCAAGACTTTATTGAAATTTATAAAGAATTCTTTGACGATTTGGATATTCCATACTTGATTTCCAAAAGGCCGGAATGGGATAAATTCCCTGGTGCAGACTATACAATGGCTTTTGACGTGATTATGCCAAACGGAAAAACCTTGCAGGTTGGTACAATCCACAATTTAGGCCAGACATTTGCAAAAACCTTCGACATAACATTTGAAGACAAGGACGGAGAACACAAATATGTTTACCAGACCTGTGCAGGAGTGTCTGACAGAGTAATAGCTTCAATTATTGGAATTCATGGAGATGAAAAAGGACTTCGCCTCCCACCAAAAGTATCACCGAACCAAGTTACAATTATACCAATTTTATTCAAAAAAGGAAAAGAGGAAGTTCTTGCTAAATGCAGTGAAATTAAAGCTCAACTAGAGGATGCCGGCTTAAGGGTTAACCTTGATGACAGGGACATCCGCCCGGGTAAGAAATTCAACGATTGGGAATTGAGAGGAACTCCATTGAAATTAGAATTGGGACCAAGAGATTTGGAAAATAACATTACAATAGCCATGAGAAGGGATGACGGCGAAAAAATTGAGCTTCCATTAGATGAGAATTTAGCTGCAAATGTTCTCGAATTATTGGACAAATCAGATGAAAACCTATCAAAAATGGCTTGGAACTTCCAAGACGAACATGTCAAATTTACAGAAAACATAGAAGAAATCCCTGAACTTGTTGAAGCGGGCTATGTTGTTAAATTCAACTGGTGCGGTGATGAATCAATAGGAAAAGAAATCGAAGAAAAAACCGGTTATGACATCCTAGGTATTCAGGAAGAAATCTCTGAAGGAAAATGCATAGCCAGCGATAACGATGCAAAATACCTTGCCTTAATTGCCAAAACTTATTAA
- a CDS encoding UPF0179 family protein, whose protein sequence is MITLIGKDLAKEGQEFVFLGPAEDCENCRFKSSCVGNLEKNRKYVIVDVKDNEQKCPIHAEGAVVPVEVDRAKITLLTDSKSIFEGSTFTYNAPDCDENCDFHDDCFPEGLQENDKCIVLKNEGKHKDECKKGYKLNRLTLGFVI, encoded by the coding sequence ATGATTACATTAATTGGTAAAGATTTGGCAAAAGAAGGCCAGGAATTTGTTTTTCTAGGGCCTGCTGAAGACTGTGAAAACTGTAGATTTAAATCATCATGTGTTGGCAATTTAGAAAAGAATAGAAAATATGTTATTGTTGATGTAAAAGATAATGAACAGAAATGTCCAATACATGCAGAGGGCGCAGTTGTCCCTGTTGAAGTTGATAGAGCAAAAATTACATTGTTAACAGATTCAAAAAGTATTTTTGAAGGATCAACATTTACATATAATGCTCCTGATTGTGATGAAAACTGTGATTTTCATGATGATTGTTTCCCGGAAGGCTTGCAGGAAAATGATAAGTGCATTGTCTTGAAAAATGAGGGAAAACATAAAGATGAATGTAAAAAAGGTTACAAACTTAATAGACTTACTTTGGGATTTGTGATATGA
- a CDS encoding heavy metal translocating P-type ATPase: MKYQVMYDNGPRLRIRSGQWAFTKKEGYGLASLLLNQSFIHEVHTSHRNGSILIYYDEGIENKQKIFDILDKITMDDLFEAEPTQIQTSNEITSNFYLKLTKMIFRRGIYKLFLPIPVRNALTIYHAAEYIWHGLDSLTSFNIDVALLDGAAVTGALLHKHYKPASSMMFLLSISDALEDYTLQKAKSTLKDSLALNIDTVWVVGDDGEEKQCPLVDIDKGSKVKIHMGDVIPVDGKVIEGEGMVNEASMTGEPLAVHKMPGKTVHAGTVIEEGNLIIEVYSMNKETRLNKIIDLIENSEELKAETQSKAEKLADSIVPYSFIATALTYLITGNPTKALSVLMVDFSCAIKLTTPLSIISAMREASDNRMMVKGGKFLENYANADTMVFDKTGTLTNATPKVVDVIPMSRRYKRDEILRMAACIEEHFAHSIATAIVKQAEEEGLKHEEDHSEVEYIVAHGIVTEYEGKRAVIGSKHFLFDDENVKVTKTQEKKIAKKAEEHSVVYLALDGKLEGIICIDDPVREEAKYVIEELKSLGIENIIMLTGDSESGARAGAKALGITEYRSQVLPEDKSKIVEELKEEGKTVIMVGDGINDSPALAAADVSVSMKNSSDIAREVADISLLSDDLHDLVTLRKLSVGMLDKINTNYHNIVAVNGSLLVLGVLGVIPPSTSSMIHNLSTMLFGALSTKSVLGDEDYNRSIEVEAIEVADAS, translated from the coding sequence ATGAAATATCAAGTAATGTATGATAACGGGCCTCGTTTAAGGATTCGTTCAGGCCAATGGGCCTTCACTAAAAAGGAAGGTTACGGGCTGGCTTCATTACTTTTAAATCAAAGCTTTATACATGAGGTACATACCTCCCATAGGAATGGAAGTATTTTGATATACTATGATGAGGGTATTGAGAATAAACAAAAGATATTCGATATTTTAGATAAAATTACTATGGACGATTTATTTGAAGCAGAACCAACACAAATTCAAACTTCAAATGAAATAACAAGCAATTTTTATTTAAAATTAACAAAAATGATTTTTCGCAGAGGAATTTATAAATTATTCCTACCAATACCCGTAAGAAATGCTTTGACTATTTATCATGCTGCAGAATACATCTGGCATGGTCTGGATAGTTTAACCAGTTTCAATATTGACGTTGCTTTGCTTGACGGGGCGGCGGTTACAGGAGCATTATTGCATAAACATTATAAACCTGCCAGTTCTATGATGTTCTTATTGTCAATCTCCGATGCATTAGAGGACTACACATTACAAAAAGCCAAAAGCACTTTAAAAGATAGTTTAGCTTTAAACATTGACACTGTATGGGTAGTAGGAGATGATGGTGAGGAAAAACAGTGTCCTCTTGTTGATATTGATAAGGGAAGTAAAGTTAAAATTCATATGGGTGATGTAATACCTGTTGATGGAAAAGTAATTGAAGGAGAAGGAATGGTTAATGAAGCTTCAATGACTGGAGAGCCATTGGCCGTTCATAAAATGCCTGGCAAGACAGTCCATGCGGGAACCGTCATTGAAGAAGGTAATTTAATCATTGAAGTTTATTCTATGAATAAGGAAACAAGATTGAATAAAATCATTGATCTGATAGAAAATTCCGAAGAGTTAAAGGCTGAAACTCAAAGTAAAGCAGAAAAACTCGCCGATTCGATTGTTCCATATAGCTTTATTGCAACGGCTTTAACTTACTTGATTACTGGAAATCCAACAAAAGCATTATCTGTCCTGATGGTTGATTTTTCATGTGCAATTAAGCTAACGACTCCGTTATCTATTATTTCAGCAATGCGTGAAGCATCTGATAATAGAATGATGGTTAAAGGAGGCAAATTCCTTGAAAACTATGCAAATGCCGACACTATGGTATTTGATAAAACAGGAACATTAACAAATGCAACTCCAAAAGTTGTTGACGTAATTCCGATGTCTAGAAGATACAAACGTGATGAAATCTTAAGGATGGCGGCATGCATTGAAGAGCACTTTGCACACAGTATTGCCACAGCTATTGTAAAACAAGCTGAAGAAGAAGGTCTTAAACACGAGGAAGACCACAGTGAAGTTGAATATATTGTGGCTCATGGTATTGTAACTGAATATGAAGGCAAACGTGCTGTAATTGGTTCAAAACATTTCCTATTCGATGATGAGAACGTTAAAGTAACCAAAACTCAAGAGAAAAAGATAGCCAAAAAGGCTGAAGAACATTCTGTTGTCTATTTGGCTCTTGATGGAAAGCTTGAAGGAATTATCTGCATTGATGATCCTGTACGTGAAGAAGCAAAATATGTTATTGAGGAGCTTAAATCGTTAGGCATCGAAAATATCATAATGCTTACAGGAGACAGTGAAAGCGGCGCCCGTGCAGGAGCAAAAGCATTGGGCATAACCGAATACAGATCACAAGTGCTTCCTGAAGATAAATCTAAAATAGTTGAAGAACTCAAAGAAGAAGGCAAAACTGTAATCATGGTTGGGGATGGAATTAATGATTCTCCTGCTCTTGCGGCAGCAGATGTGTCCGTTTCCATGAAAAACTCATCTGACATTGCTCGTGAAGTTGCAGACATTTCATTATTGTCTGATGATTTGCATGACCTTGTAACTCTTAGAAAATTAAGTGTTGGAATGTTAGATAAGATTAATACCAATTACCATAATATCGTTGCAGTGAATGGTAGTCTTCTTGTTTTGGGTGTTTTAGGTGTTATTCCACCGTCAACATCTTCAATGATACATAATTTATCTACAATGCTATTTGGTGCTTTAAGTACTAAGTCTGTTCTAGGTGACGAGGATTATAATAGAAGTATAGAAGTAGAGGCTATTGAAGTAGCTGATGCTTCTTAA
- a CDS encoding CPBP family intramembrane glutamic endopeptidase, with protein sequence MNSNKKFFSKIGFNYLIYAISAMIIAIIIINVINGLNLIPLDDINVLSIISAICNYLLPLPIFLYLMKKLDSEKIEKSKIDFKTLLKYLCITFTLMWIGNIIGLLLTAGIGVLIQKSISNPIQNLIETTDIILNLLLISIIGPIFEEFIFRKLLIDRTIKYGVTTSILLSAVLFGLFHGNLNQFFYAALIGSFFAYVYIKTGKITYPIILHIIVNIMGSVVSLFLVNSANALTTNINPTDLTIILLYLIIMAITFLIGLIALIRYLETNHKNIKTEIPLKDIFLNAGMICFIAFFVIQMIIQLF encoded by the coding sequence TTGAATTCAAACAAAAAATTCTTTTCAAAAATCGGATTTAATTACCTGATCTATGCAATATCAGCAATGATTATAGCAATAATAATAATCAATGTCATTAATGGCTTGAACTTGATTCCCCTTGATGATATTAATGTGCTTTCAATAATAAGCGCTATCTGCAATTATCTGCTTCCATTGCCGATTTTTTTATACTTAATGAAAAAATTAGATTCTGAAAAGATTGAAAAAAGCAAAATAGATTTTAAAACATTACTGAAATACCTATGTATCACATTTACCTTAATGTGGATTGGAAACATCATTGGGCTGCTTCTAACAGCAGGGATTGGCGTTCTAATTCAAAAAAGCATATCCAATCCTATACAGAACCTGATTGAAACAACAGACATCATATTAAATCTTTTATTAATAAGCATCATCGGCCCGATTTTTGAAGAGTTCATATTCAGGAAATTATTGATAGACAGAACCATAAAATACGGCGTTACAACATCAATACTGCTTTCTGCAGTACTTTTCGGATTGTTCCATGGAAATCTTAATCAATTCTTCTATGCCGCATTGATTGGAAGCTTTTTTGCATACGTTTATATAAAAACCGGGAAAATAACCTACCCCATAATTCTACATATTATTGTCAACATAATGGGGTCCGTTGTAAGCTTATTCCTAGTGAACAGCGCAAATGCATTAACAACAAATATCAATCCGACCGATTTAACTATTATATTGCTTTATTTAATTATAATGGCAATAACATTCCTAATCGGTTTGATTGCACTTATAAGATATCTTGAAACAAATCATAAAAATATAAAAACAGAAATTCCACTAAAAGACATATTCCTAAATGCTGGAATGATATGTTTCATAGCATTCTTTGTTATTCAAATGATAATTCAATTGTTTTAA
- the cofC gene encoding 2-phospho-L-lactate guanylyltransferase, which yields MDDIYAIIPVTKFKNAKTRLSPFLSEDEREKLLKVMLQDVTDTLKKYVDKIVLISRDEEVLKYAESLNLVTILEDDNSNLNKALKQAMKYCKGKARKIIIVPSDIPLIGKTNIAMLIEASKSLDFIIVPSKGGGTNMIIMKPLAIHTRFEGFSYEEHVKVAEKKNLNPQVHDSFFMALDVNTTEDLGEIMIHGKNTHTRKYLKELKVNVEPYRGSERLKVTRS from the coding sequence ATGGATGATATATACGCAATAATTCCAGTAACTAAATTCAAAAATGCAAAAACCCGTTTATCACCTTTTTTATCTGAAGATGAACGAGAAAAACTTTTAAAAGTAATGCTTCAGGATGTGACTGACACCCTAAAAAAGTATGTTGACAAGATTGTTCTCATAAGCAGAGATGAGGAAGTGCTGAAATATGCTGAAAGCTTGAACTTGGTGACCATCCTTGAAGATGACAATTCAAACTTAAACAAAGCATTGAAACAAGCAATGAAATATTGTAAAGGAAAAGCAAGAAAGATCATTATTGTTCCATCCGATATTCCGCTGATTGGAAAAACCAACATCGCAATGCTAATTGAAGCTTCTAAAAGCCTAGATTTTATCATTGTTCCATCAAAAGGTGGTGGGACCAATATGATAATTATGAAACCTTTAGCAATTCACACCAGATTTGAAGGATTCAGCTATGAAGAGCATGTTAAAGTTGCAGAAAAGAAAAATCTAAATCCTCAGGTCCATGATTCATTCTTTATGGCATTAGATGTAAATACCACTGAAGATTTGGGAGAAATAATGATTCATGGAAAAAATACCCATACCAGAAAATACTTGAAGGAACTTAAAGTGAATGTTGAGCCTTACCGCGGAAGTGAACGATTGAAGGTTACAAGGAGCTAA
- the thiD gene encoding bifunctional hydroxymethylpyrimidine kinase/phosphomethylpyrimidine kinase, whose product MIVMSIAGVDPSGGAGVFADLKTFQAIGVYGTGIVTALTAQNPYKFFSTLPISENYISEQIDSVLDAYDVEFIKTGMLYSPEIIKLVSKKIKEYNLKAVVDPVMVATSGGDLTREDLAKAMNKYLLPNSILTTPNIAEAEKLTDLKINTKEDAIKASEKIICDNIITGGHLDGINTININDEITIKKQELIKTDNLHGTGCNLSSAIVAYLAKNNDLHTSILKALDYVYEGIKNGNHGTLIAKL is encoded by the coding sequence ATGATTGTGATGTCCATTGCAGGCGTTGATCCGTCAGGCGGTGCTGGTGTTTTTGCCGATTTGAAAACATTTCAGGCAATTGGGGTTTACGGAACAGGAATCGTGACAGCACTGACTGCACAAAATCCCTATAAATTCTTCTCAACATTGCCAATCAGTGAAAATTATATTTCCGAACAGATTGACTCCGTACTTGACGCATATGATGTTGAATTTATCAAAACAGGAATGCTCTATTCTCCGGAAATCATAAAACTTGTTTCAAAAAAGATTAAAGAATATAATCTAAAGGCGGTTGTTGACCCTGTTATGGTTGCAACTTCAGGCGGAGATTTGACAAGAGAAGATCTTGCAAAAGCGATGAACAAATATCTGCTTCCAAATTCAATATTGACCACACCAAACATTGCCGAAGCCGAAAAACTAACAGATTTAAAGATTAACACCAAAGAAGATGCAATTAAAGCTTCTGAAAAAATAATATGCGACAACATCATTACCGGCGGACACCTAGACGGCATAAATACAATAAACATCAACGATGAGATTACCATCAAAAAACAGGAACTAATAAAAACGGATAACCTGCATGGTACAGGGTGTAATCTATCCTCAGCAATTGTCGCTTATCTTGCAAAGAACAATGACCTCCATACATCAATCTTGAAAGCATTAGATTACGTGTATGAAGGAATAAAAAATGGAAATCATGGAACATTAATAGCTAAGCTATAA
- a CDS encoding ABC transporter ATP-binding protein — MSIEVKNIYKTFKSKKTNQLSVLENINLTINDGELICLLGPSGCGKTTLLRLIAGLEQPTSGEIVANGEVVKKPSGDRAVIFQQYSLFPWLTVLQNVTFGLEMTNKGSKAENIAAAERYLTSVGLIDFKDSYPHELSGGMKQRVAIIRSLLNHSPILLMDEPFSAVDMQNRHSLQEQLIGVWKRFENTIVFVTHDVDEAVYLADKIVILDKNPGRIAKIVEVDIERPRKRESPEFIALQESIVDQLNMEE; from the coding sequence ATGTCAATTGAAGTTAAAAATATTTATAAAACTTTTAAAAGCAAAAAAACAAATCAATTATCAGTTTTAGAAAATATTAATTTGACTATTAATGATGGTGAATTGATATGCCTTTTAGGACCATCCGGTTGCGGTAAAACAACTCTCTTAAGATTGATTGCAGGTCTTGAACAGCCTACTTCCGGTGAAATTGTAGCCAATGGTGAAGTCGTCAAAAAACCGTCTGGTGACAGGGCGGTTATTTTCCAACAGTATTCATTATTCCCTTGGCTGACTGTACTTCAGAATGTAACATTCGGTTTGGAAATGACAAATAAAGGTTCAAAAGCTGAAAATATTGCTGCCGCTGAGAGATACTTGACAAGTGTCGGATTAATTGACTTTAAAGATAGCTATCCTCATGAACTTTCCGGTGGTATGAAGCAAAGGGTTGCAATTATTAGATCCTTACTTAATCATTCACCAATATTGCTTATGGATGAGCCGTTTTCTGCGGTGGATATGCAAAATAGACATAGTCTTCAAGAACAGCTCATTGGGGTTTGGAAAAGATTTGAAAATACAATTGTTTTTGTAACTCACGATGTTGATGAAGCAGTCTATTTGGCTGATAAGATTGTTATCTTAGATAAAAATCCGGGCAGAATTGCAAAAATTGTTGAAGTAGATATTGAAAGGCCAAGAAAAAGGGAATCACCTGAATTCATTGCTCTTCAAGAATCTATTGTTGACCAATTGAATATGGAAGAATAA
- a CDS encoding DUF6110 family protein produces the protein MRHDEFFDKCVEHKHVLLFAAGIATAVVGKKVLESKTVKDAATKGMAEVMSIKKDAEECFEDMKQNAEDIVVDANAESKKEIYVESEE, from the coding sequence ATGAGACATGATGAATTTTTCGATAAATGTGTAGAACACAAACATGTTTTACTTTTTGCAGCAGGAATAGCAACTGCAGTAGTAGGTAAAAAAGTTTTAGAATCAAAAACTGTAAAAGATGCGGCAACTAAAGGTATGGCAGAAGTTATGTCCATTAAAAAAGATGCAGAAGAATGTTTTGAAGACATGAAACAAAATGCAGAGGATATTGTCGTTGATGCTAATGCAGAAAGTAAAAAAGAAATTTATGTAGAATCTGAAGAATAA
- a CDS encoding NADPH-dependent F420 reductase → MKIGIIGVGAIGGTIAGKLAKAGHEIKVANSRGKEAVREFADEIGAIPSDLAEISDDIEVLVLSVPYTAIDTMPESVFANLNDDAFVIDTGNFYPEMRDEAIEGLGNGEVESLWLSEKIKKPVIKSFNNLLAYSLAELGVGEGESGRIAMQVAGDDAMQKEIVMALVNECGFDPYDCGSLTESWKMQPTSAGYCCDYTIDELKSVKEKSEQTPESVAKNRQYVMSNFAELTGEDYSHENVIRINRKYNI, encoded by the coding sequence ATGAAAATAGGTATTATTGGAGTCGGAGCAATTGGAGGCACAATTGCCGGAAAACTTGCAAAAGCAGGACATGAGATAAAAGTGGCAAATTCAAGAGGAAAGGAAGCTGTAAGGGAGTTTGCAGATGAAATTGGAGCAATTCCATCAGACCTTGCAGAAATTTCAGATGACATTGAAGTACTGGTTCTCTCTGTTCCCTATACTGCAATTGATACAATGCCTGAAAGCGTTTTTGCAAATTTAAATGATGATGCATTTGTAATCGACACTGGAAACTTCTATCCTGAGATGCGTGATGAAGCAATTGAAGGTCTTGGAAACGGGGAAGTGGAAAGCCTATGGCTTTCAGAAAAAATTAAAAAACCCGTAATCAAATCATTCAATAATCTATTGGCATATTCTCTTGCTGAATTGGGAGTTGGAGAAGGGGAAAGCGGAAGAATAGCCATGCAGGTTGCCGGTGATGATGCAATGCAAAAGGAAATTGTCATGGCTTTGGTAAATGAGTGCGGTTTTGATCCTTATGATTGCGGAAGTTTGACAGAATCATGGAAAATGCAGCCTACATCTGCAGGATATTGTTGTGATTATACAATTGACGAACTTAAATCAGTTAAGGAAAAATCCGAACAAACTCCAGAAAGTGTAGCAAAAAATAGGCAATATGTAATGAGTAATTTTGCAGAACTGACAGGTGAGGATTATAGTCATGAAAATGTAATCAGGATTAACAGGAAGTATAATATTTAA
- a CDS encoding ABC transporter permease — translation MFENYKNKFIPLILPIVLILFWYVITDGLELFSSYILPSPVDVVNSAWVVIQNGRLLTNTIDTLYKVFAGLILASVVAIPAGILLGWYKTLEDLCTFVISVLRPIPPVAWIPFSILWFGIGTFPAVFIIFMGCVFPILVYTIDGVKRTDKVLVESAQTLGANDWNVLKRVVVPSAVPYIVSGLKVGIGIALMCTISAEMIGSSSGLGYMILTATNLFDTGTTVVGMIVIGLIGLVFDFVFSKAQDRIFW, via the coding sequence ATGTTTGAAAATTATAAGAATAAATTCATTCCATTGATTTTACCTATTGTCCTGATATTGTTCTGGTATGTTATTACTGATGGATTGGAGTTATTTTCTTCATATATATTGCCAAGCCCTGTTGATGTGGTAAATTCCGCTTGGGTAGTGATACAAAACGGCAGACTCTTAACAAACACCATTGATACATTATACAAAGTGTTTGCAGGTTTAATTTTAGCATCTGTTGTAGCTATTCCAGCAGGAATATTGCTTGGTTGGTATAAGACTTTAGAAGATTTATGTACTTTTGTAATTAGTGTTTTAAGACCGATTCCTCCGGTTGCATGGATTCCATTTTCAATTTTGTGGTTCGGTATAGGCACATTCCCTGCTGTATTTATTATTTTCATGGGTTGTGTGTTCCCTATTCTAGTCTATACAATTGATGGTGTTAAAAGAACAGATAAGGTATTGGTTGAGTCCGCTCAAACACTTGGAGCAAATGACTGGAATGTTTTAAAACGCGTAGTAGTGCCTTCTGCAGTTCCATATATTGTTTCCGGTTTAAAAGTTGGTATCGGTATTGCTTTGATGTGTACCATCTCAGCGGAAATGATTGGGTCCAGCAGCGGTTTAGGTTATATGATTTTAACTGCAACAAACCTTTTTGACACTGGTACAACAGTTGTTGGTATGATAGTGATTGGTTTGATTGGACTTGTATTTGACTTTGTATTCAGCAAGGCTCAAGATAGGATATTTTGGTAG
- a CDS encoding NAD(P)-dependent glycerol-1-phosphate dehydrogenase, with amino-acid sequence MSNRKIQMPREVYIDPGIIHNTAEICKSLHLDKKFLIVTGSHTFEVGAKPVIESLEKSNLDYDVIKVENASEESISEVEELITPDTTVLGVGGGKVIDVAKLSSFNQDVYFISMPTTASHDGIVSPMASIKNPNTSISVTAHSPIAVIADSEVLAQSPFRLLAAGCADLMANFTAIKDWELAHRLKNESFSESAAALSIMSAHLITDNIANIKPNLEPSARIVMKSLFSGGMAISIAGSSRPASGSEHLFSHALDKILDKPALHGEQCGIGTIMMMYLHGGDWKAIQGALKAVQAPTTAAEVGISDDDIIEALVMAHKIRPNRYTILGDNGISREAAYELAYKTEVI; translated from the coding sequence ATGAGTAATAGGAAAATACAAATGCCTCGTGAAGTTTACATTGACCCCGGTATTATACACAATACTGCCGAAATATGTAAATCTTTGCATTTAGATAAAAAGTTTTTAATCGTTACCGGTTCACATACGTTTGAGGTAGGTGCCAAACCAGTAATAGAAAGCTTAGAGAAGAGTAATCTCGATTATGATGTAATAAAAGTTGAAAATGCTTCAGAAGAATCAATTTCTGAAGTTGAAGAACTGATTACTCCAGATACCACAGTTTTGGGTGTCGGCGGAGGAAAAGTTATCGATGTGGCTAAATTGTCATCATTCAATCAAGACGTATACTTCATATCCATGCCAACAACTGCTTCACATGACGGTATTGTATCTCCTATGGCATCAATAAAAAATCCTAATACTTCAATATCCGTCACTGCACACTCTCCGATAGCGGTTATTGCAGATTCAGAAGTCCTTGCACAATCTCCATTCAGATTGCTTGCAGCGGGTTGTGCTGATTTGATGGCTAATTTCACAGCTATTAAGGATTGGGAATTGGCTCATCGTTTAAAAAACGAATCCTTCAGTGAATCAGCTGCGGCATTATCCATAATGTCTGCTCATTTGATTACCGATAATATTGCCAATATCAAACCTAATCTTGAGCCAAGCGCCCGCATTGTTATGAAGTCACTATTCAGCGGCGGAATGGCAATCAGCATTGCAGGTTCTTCACGTCCGGCAAGCGGTTCAGAACATTTATTCTCCCATGCTTTGGACAAGATACTTGATAAGCCGGCATTGCACGGTGAACAATGTGGTATCGGTACAATAATGATGATGTATCTGCATGGTGGGGATTGGAAAGCAATTCAAGGCGCTTTAAAGGCAGTGCAAGCACCAACAACAGCTGCTGAAGTCGGCATCAGTGATGATGATATTATTGAAGCATTGGTCATGGCTCATAAGATTCGACCTAACAGATACACAATTTTGGGGGATAATGGTATTTCTCGTGAAGCAGCTTATGAATTAGCTTATAAAACAGAGGTGATTTAA
- a CDS encoding carboxymuconolactone decarboxylase family protein — MKGDVYYGKGIRELKDEYPDLYELVSDINETVWDGKVLDYKTQKLIAIGITASRADPRATKKQIRSAIEVLGITKEEIVDVLRVVLLTSGMPAFSKSLQILNSVTEAIEEDREDKA, encoded by the coding sequence ATGAAAGGCGATGTATATTACGGTAAAGGTATCAGAGAATTAAAAGATGAATATCCTGATTTGTATGAGTTAGTATCTGACATTAACGAAACTGTATGGGATGGAAAAGTCTTAGATTATAAAACTCAAAAATTAATTGCAATCGGTATTACCGCTTCTCGTGCCGATCCTAGAGCTACCAAAAAACAAATTAGAAGTGCTATTGAAGTTTTGGGCATTACTAAAGAAGAAATTGTGGATGTTTTAAGAGTGGTATTGTTGACATCCGGTATGCCTGCATTTTCCAAATCACTTCAAATATTAAATAGCGTTACCGAAGCTATTGAGGAAGATAGGGAAGATAAGGCTTAA